The Xanthomonas indica genome has a segment encoding these proteins:
- a CDS encoding hydroxymethylglutaryl-CoA lyase, whose protein sequence is MSDRVRIVEVGPRDGLQNEKAWVATADKIELIARLGRTGLRSIEATSFVSPKWVPQLADAAEVYAGIAQVPGVDYPVLVPNLQGYERAAAVGVREVAVFTAASEAFNRTNTNAGIDESLARFAPVLERAAADGVKVRGYVSTVLGCPYQGEVPLADVVRVAQRLHAMGCYEISLGDTIGVGTPGKARAMLRAVAAAVPMAALAVHFHDTYGQALANIAACLEEGVRVVDAAVSGAGGCPYAKGASGNVASEDVVYLLHGNGVETGIDLPALAATGRWLAQKLGRPTGSKVGQALAAEA, encoded by the coding sequence ATGAGCGACCGCGTGCGCATCGTCGAGGTCGGCCCGCGCGACGGCTTGCAGAACGAGAAGGCCTGGGTCGCCACCGCCGACAAGATCGAACTGATCGCACGGCTGGGGCGCACCGGCCTGCGCAGCATCGAGGCGACCAGCTTCGTCAGCCCGAAATGGGTGCCGCAGCTGGCCGATGCGGCCGAGGTCTACGCCGGCATCGCGCAGGTGCCGGGGGTGGACTACCCGGTGCTGGTGCCGAACCTGCAGGGCTACGAACGCGCCGCCGCGGTCGGCGTACGCGAGGTAGCCGTGTTCACCGCCGCCTCGGAGGCCTTCAACCGCACCAATACCAATGCCGGCATCGACGAATCGCTGGCGCGCTTCGCCCCGGTGCTGGAGCGCGCGGCCGCGGACGGGGTCAAGGTGCGCGGCTACGTCTCCACCGTGCTCGGCTGCCCCTACCAGGGCGAGGTCCCCCTGGCCGACGTGGTGCGGGTGGCGCAGCGGCTGCACGCGATGGGCTGCTACGAGATCTCGCTGGGCGACACCATCGGCGTGGGCACGCCCGGCAAGGCGCGGGCGATGCTGCGCGCGGTCGCCGCGGCGGTGCCGATGGCGGCGCTGGCGGTGCATTTCCACGATACCTACGGCCAGGCCCTGGCCAACATCGCCGCCTGCCTGGAAGAAGGCGTGCGCGTGGTCGATGCCGCGGTGTCCGGCGCCGGCGGCTGCCCGTATGCCAAGGGCGCCAGCGGCAACGTGGCCAGCGAGGACGTGGTCTACCTGCTGCACGGCAATGGCGTGGAGACTGGCATCGACCTGCCGGCGCTGGCCGCGACCGGTCGCTGGCTGGCGCAGAAACTCGGCCGCCCGACCGGCAGCAAGGTCGGCCAGGCGCTAGCCGCCGAGGCCTGA
- a CDS encoding VOC family protein, producing the protein MNPIDHLGLRCSDLDRSLAFYRAALAALDLDVVMQVSAEQSGGQRHVGFGRDGKPSFWIADGGRDAGDHGVHVAFVAASRAQVDAFHRAGLAAGGRDHGAPGLRPHYHPDYYGAFLLDPDGHNIEAVCHHPATA; encoded by the coding sequence ACCTCGACCGCAGCCTGGCCTTCTACCGCGCCGCCCTGGCCGCGCTGGACCTGGACGTGGTGATGCAGGTGAGCGCCGAACAGAGCGGCGGCCAGCGCCACGTCGGCTTCGGCCGCGACGGCAAGCCCAGCTTCTGGATCGCCGACGGCGGCCGCGACGCTGGCGACCACGGCGTGCACGTGGCCTTCGTCGCCGCCAGCCGCGCGCAGGTGGATGCCTTCCATCGGGCCGGCCTGGCCGCCGGCGGCCGCGACCACGGCGCACCGGGCCTGCGCCCGCACTATCACCCCGACTACTACGGCGCGTTCCTGCTGGATCCGGACGGCCACAACATCGAAGCGGTCTGCCACCACCCCGCGACGGCCTGA